AAACGCACCAGGCAGTTGCTCCAGCGCCCAGTTCAGACGCTCTTCTGCCGATTGTTTTTCCAGCCGGGCGTTGGTTTCTGCCAGCGCCATTACGCGATCGATTTTCGGTAAATCATTCAGTGCGGAAAGATCGAGTACCGTCATACTGCCTCCGGGTCCCAAAAATCACGGGCAGGATCAACCACCGGCTTCACGATGCCCGCGCGAATCACGAAGTCGCCAAAACCTTCTTCACTTTTGCGTTCTTTGGCCCAGCGTCCCACCAGCTCATCAATGCTGGCGAGGATCTCACCTTCCGTGATGTTTTCACGATACATGCGCGGAATACGGGTACCGATACGGTTGCCGCCAATATGCAGGTTGTAACGACCTGGCGCTTTGCCCACCAGACCGATTTCGGCCAGCATGGCACGGCCACAGCCGTTAGGACAACCGGTAACGCGTAGCACTATGTGCTCCTCACCAACGCCATGACCATGCATGATTTCTTCCACTTTGGTCACGAACGACGGCAGGAAGCGCTCGGCTTCAGCCATCGCCAGCGGGCAAGTCGGGAAAGAGACACAGGCCATCGAGTTTTCACGCTGCGGCGTTACCTGTTCCATCAAACCGTGTTCACGGGCGATGGCTTCGATCTGCGCTTTTTGCTTCTCCGGCACACCCGCCACAATCAGGTTCTGGTTGGCAGTCAGACGGAAATCACCCTGATGCACTTTGGCAATTTCGGCGATACCGCGCTTCAGCGGACGGCCCGGATAATCCAGCAAACGACCGTTTTCAATAAACAGCGTCAGATGCCATTTCTTATCGACACCCTTGATCCAGCCAATGCGGTCGCCACGGGTAGTAAATTCGTACGGACGCGTCGGGCCGAAGGTAAGTCCGGCACGTTTTTCCACTTCCGCTTTAAAGGTTTCCACGCCCACGCGTTCCAGTGTGTATTTGGTTTTGGCGTTTTTACGATCGGTACGGTTGCCCCAGTCGCGCTGCGTGGTCACCACGGCAGCCGCAACGTCGAGGATCTTCTCCACCGGCAGGAAACCGAACTCACTGGCGGTACGCGCGTAGGTCGCTTTGTTGCCGTGATCGATCGACAACCCACCGCCTACCAGCAGGTTAAAGCCCACCAGTTTGCCTTTCTCAGCGATAGCGATGAAGTTGAGATCGTTAGCGTGCAGATCCACGTCG
This genomic stretch from Pantoea cypripedii harbors:
- the cysI gene encoding assimilatory sulfite reductase (NADPH) hemoprotein subunit, translating into MSEKHPGPLVVEGKLVDAERLKKQSNYLRGTILEDLDDGLTGGFNGDNFLLIRFHGMYQQDDRDIRAERAAQKLEPRHAMMLRCRLPGGIITPTQWLAIDKFATDKTIYGSIRLTNRQTFQFHGILKKNVKPSHQMLHEVGLDALATANDVNRNVLCTSNPVESELHQEAYEWAKKLSEHLLPKTRAYAEIWWDQEKVATTDEEPILGETYLPRKFKTTVVIPPHNDVDLHANDLNFIAIAEKGKLVGFNLLVGGGLSIDHGNKATYARTASEFGFLPVEKILDVAAAVVTTQRDWGNRTDRKNAKTKYTLERVGVETFKAEVEKRAGLTFGPTRPYEFTTRGDRIGWIKGVDKKWHLTLFIENGRLLDYPGRPLKRGIAEIAKVHQGDFRLTANQNLIVAGVPEKQKAQIEAIAREHGLMEQVTPQRENSMACVSFPTCPLAMAEAERFLPSFVTKVEEIMHGHGVGEEHIVLRVTGCPNGCGRAMLAEIGLVGKAPGRYNLHIGGNRIGTRIPRMYRENITEGEILASIDELVGRWAKERKSEEGFGDFVIRAGIVKPVVDPARDFWDPEAV